A single region of the Micropterus dolomieu isolate WLL.071019.BEF.003 ecotype Adirondacks linkage group LG18, ASM2129224v1, whole genome shotgun sequence genome encodes:
- the bin2b gene encoding bridging integrator 2b isoform X1, with protein MADNKMGPNLQAGAGFLAKRVQKSLNRAQEKVLQKLGKTMETKDEQFELSFQSLNKQQVDGSRLFKDVKAYHTAVKAVHETSKRLSQTLRDIYESDWNGVEDLAVITESEDLLWNDYEEKLSDQIVRTMENYTSQFPEVKERVAKRGRKLVDYDSARHHLEALQSAKKKDDVKIAKAEEEFNKAQSVFEEINNELREELPVLYQSRIGCYVTVFQNVSNLRDVFYKEMSVLNRELYNVMKKLETQHSGKAFIVKGLNSTSSKSKKRKSVVISNPIPCNTAFPTDHVSIHSSNENGNDGVPSSPAQKTQSIAEETSLPEESGVSSKNVNSSDSDLSSCSTNTPKRQSICDNENSNKSTESPEEAEAAVEAETELATIQSDVPNPSDSADSDSAHIPKQEIVSDPPSEEAKPKPAPVPVPRLSLCSIGAGEEEEEEEEIEEIEEAEEASVNQETADSSSDYPPGFLYKGVAVESCAASEDGLLQFDQGDIILVLADIEEQEGLVKGIREESWNQHRDLENHSGIFPGKLIQPVQAE; from the exons ATGGCAGATAATAAGATGGGCCCAAATCTCCAGGCTGGGGCTGGATTCCTCGCCAAACGGGTCCAGAAGTCTTTGAATCGAGCTCAGGAGAAG GTCCTTCAGAAACTGGGAAAAACCATGGAGACCAAGGATGAACAGTTTGAGCTAAGTTTCCAGAGCCTCAACAAACAACAG GTCGATGGAAGTAGGTTGTTCAAAGATGTCAAAGCCTACCATACAGCAGTGAAAG CTGTGCATGAGACGTCCAAGCGGCTGTCCCAGACTTTGCGAGACATCTATGAATCAGACTGGAATGGAGTGGAGGACCTTGCTGTCATTACGGAG AGTGAAGACCTGTTGTGGAACGACTATGAAGAGAAACTAAGTGACCAGATTGTACGCACCATGGAGAACTATACAAGCCAGTTCCCTGAGGTCAAG GAACGAGTTGCTAAGCGCGGCCGCAAGCTAGTGGACTATGATTCAGCACGACACCACTTGGAAGCGCTACAGAGTGCCAAGAAAAAGGATGACGTCAAAATAGCAAAG GCGGAGGAAGAGTTCAACAAAGCCCAGAGTGTCtttgaagaaataaataatgagctGAGGGAGGAGCTGCCTGTTCTCTATCAGAG CCGGATAGGTTGCTATGTGACGGTGTTCCAAAACGTCTCAAACCTGAGAGATGTCTTCTATAAGGAAATGAGTGTG CTGAACCGTGAGCTGTACAATGTGATGAAGAAACTGGAGACTCAGCACTCAGGAAAAGCTTTTATCGTCAAGGGTTTGAACAG CACGTCAAGTAAGTCAAAGAAGAGAAAGTCGGTGGTTATCTCCAATCCCATCCCTTGCAATACGGCTTTCCCAACTGACCACGTCTCAATCCATTCTTCCAATGAAAATGGAAATGACGGCGTACCCTCTTCCCCTGCCCAGAAAACTCAGAGCATTGCTGAAGAAACCAGCCTACCAGAAGAAAGTGGTGTTTCATCCAAAAATGTCAACTCGTCAGACTCAGATCTCAGTTCCTGCAGCACCAACACACCTAAAAGGCAGTCCATATGTGACAATGAGAACAGCAACAAGAGCACGGAGAGTCCAGAAGAGGCGGAGGCAGCGGTCGAAGCAGAAACAGAACTTGCTACAATCCAGTCCGATGTTCCCAATCCTTCTGATTCTGCAGATAGTGATTCCGCACATATTCCAAAGCAGGAAATTGTGAGTGATCCACCATCAGAGGAGGCCAAGCCCAAACCTGCACCGGTTCCCGTCCCTCGCCTCTCCCTCTGTTCCATAGGtgctggagaggaggaggaggaggaggaggagatagaggagaTAGAGGAAGCAGAGGAAGCTTCAGTCAACCAGGAGACAGCTGACTCGAGTTCCGACTATCCACCAGGTTTCCTATACAAG GGGGTGGCGGTAGAGAGCTGTGCAGCGTCTGAAGATGGCCTTCTCCAGTTTGATCAGGGAGACATCATCTTGGTACTTGCAGACATTGAAGAG CAGGAAGGCCTGGTGAAGGGGATCAGGGAGGAGAGCTGGAACCAGCACAGGGATCTAGAAAATCACTCTGGGATCTTCCCGGGAAAACTCATCCAGCCTGTTCAGGCAGAGTGA
- the bin2b gene encoding bridging integrator 2b isoform X2, whose product MADNKMGPNLQAGAGFLAKRVQKSLNRAQEKVLQKLGKTMETKDEQFELSFQSLNKQQVDGSRLFKDVKAYHTAVKAVHETSKRLSQTLRDIYESDWNGVEDLAVITESEDLLWNDYEEKLSDQIVRTMENYTSQFPEVKERVAKRGRKLVDYDSARHHLEALQSAKKKDDVKIAKAEEEFNKAQSVFEEINNELREELPVLYQSRIGCYVTVFQNVSNLRDVFYKEMSVLNRELYNVMKKLETQHSGKAFIVKGLNSTSSKSKKRKSVVISNPIPCNTAFPTDHVSIHSSNENGNDGVPSSPAQKTQSIAEETSLPEESGVSSKNVNSSDSDLSSCSTNTPKRQSICDNENSNKSTESPEEAEAAVEAETELATIQSDVPNPSDSADSDSAHIPKQEIVSDPPSEEAKPKPAPVPVPRLSLCSIGAGEEEEEEEEIEEIEEAEEASVNQETADSSSDYPPGFLYKGVAVESCAASEDGLLQFDQGDIILVLADIEEEGLVKGIREESWNQHRDLENHSGIFPGKLIQPVQAE is encoded by the exons ATGGCAGATAATAAGATGGGCCCAAATCTCCAGGCTGGGGCTGGATTCCTCGCCAAACGGGTCCAGAAGTCTTTGAATCGAGCTCAGGAGAAG GTCCTTCAGAAACTGGGAAAAACCATGGAGACCAAGGATGAACAGTTTGAGCTAAGTTTCCAGAGCCTCAACAAACAACAG GTCGATGGAAGTAGGTTGTTCAAAGATGTCAAAGCCTACCATACAGCAGTGAAAG CTGTGCATGAGACGTCCAAGCGGCTGTCCCAGACTTTGCGAGACATCTATGAATCAGACTGGAATGGAGTGGAGGACCTTGCTGTCATTACGGAG AGTGAAGACCTGTTGTGGAACGACTATGAAGAGAAACTAAGTGACCAGATTGTACGCACCATGGAGAACTATACAAGCCAGTTCCCTGAGGTCAAG GAACGAGTTGCTAAGCGCGGCCGCAAGCTAGTGGACTATGATTCAGCACGACACCACTTGGAAGCGCTACAGAGTGCCAAGAAAAAGGATGACGTCAAAATAGCAAAG GCGGAGGAAGAGTTCAACAAAGCCCAGAGTGTCtttgaagaaataaataatgagctGAGGGAGGAGCTGCCTGTTCTCTATCAGAG CCGGATAGGTTGCTATGTGACGGTGTTCCAAAACGTCTCAAACCTGAGAGATGTCTTCTATAAGGAAATGAGTGTG CTGAACCGTGAGCTGTACAATGTGATGAAGAAACTGGAGACTCAGCACTCAGGAAAAGCTTTTATCGTCAAGGGTTTGAACAG CACGTCAAGTAAGTCAAAGAAGAGAAAGTCGGTGGTTATCTCCAATCCCATCCCTTGCAATACGGCTTTCCCAACTGACCACGTCTCAATCCATTCTTCCAATGAAAATGGAAATGACGGCGTACCCTCTTCCCCTGCCCAGAAAACTCAGAGCATTGCTGAAGAAACCAGCCTACCAGAAGAAAGTGGTGTTTCATCCAAAAATGTCAACTCGTCAGACTCAGATCTCAGTTCCTGCAGCACCAACACACCTAAAAGGCAGTCCATATGTGACAATGAGAACAGCAACAAGAGCACGGAGAGTCCAGAAGAGGCGGAGGCAGCGGTCGAAGCAGAAACAGAACTTGCTACAATCCAGTCCGATGTTCCCAATCCTTCTGATTCTGCAGATAGTGATTCCGCACATATTCCAAAGCAGGAAATTGTGAGTGATCCACCATCAGAGGAGGCCAAGCCCAAACCTGCACCGGTTCCCGTCCCTCGCCTCTCCCTCTGTTCCATAGGtgctggagaggaggaggaggaggaggaggagatagaggagaTAGAGGAAGCAGAGGAAGCTTCAGTCAACCAGGAGACAGCTGACTCGAGTTCCGACTATCCACCAGGTTTCCTATACAAG GGGGTGGCGGTAGAGAGCTGTGCAGCGTCTGAAGATGGCCTTCTCCAGTTTGATCAGGGAGACATCATCTTGGTACTTGCAGACATTGAAGAG GAAGGCCTGGTGAAGGGGATCAGGGAGGAGAGCTGGAACCAGCACAGGGATCTAGAAAATCACTCTGGGATCTTCCCGGGAAAACTCATCCAGCCTGTTCAGGCAGAGTGA